In the Mya arenaria isolate MELC-2E11 chromosome 11, ASM2691426v1 genome, one interval contains:
- the LOC128207125 gene encoding protein asteroid homolog 1-like, with translation MGVRGLLTLVHDNKEVLLRDFELHDTRLIIDGSNLFHFLYDFYHVPGEYGGNYDNYANKCKTFFTTLRACKVEPYVVLDGGYDPDNRKWNTVVQRKASRRERAGLICEEGPEATEEHVLPVLCQVTFLHVLRELQIPHVTCPYEADREIAVLANKWNCPVLSNDSDFFIFKLKDGVIPLQHGRTCFIDMKLRLHSKTEQSSLLEPEALPTNQEYTYIAVKHYHYSRLIERVCGPWEFLPIFATFSGNDYVDKTHLKSFYRAICKQYKDEPLNLRAKVRMTSIVHWSMGVQLDENAIKYVLQHLVDLSSGQKSELRAAIRYSIDSYTNIADFATMDVEKFFNADTSCISELDLGTISDYVTKNPLPVPYPEMLRTCKMAGSFMQNVAVNHRVIFDCQIEHLAEPSTYVCSRYIRSVLYGLTTSFIRPKSKNSKVKTDDLVDLKGTRKSCIEESDRQKADRMKVYIKPTTEVFYGSQSLKVPSLQNVPEKPVEERLNIMFGTLGLNSELTEFISSDPCTTFLIGVLRFWWTNAEPKVTENHLIAAIIGLILLHAEVFVEVMKRNPDASETVNLPCLVPSIVNAIKTQGNDRVIEFASKMSLHRNTPTDQASWGSKETKIIHGFSQLQTCYKSALHLNQALMSPVDLPSPGVLFNCTFMYNVCRSLDTSKDTDCLDNLCKSLDASKITDCSDNLCKSLETSTTTDCSNNVCRSLETSEITDCSEMFDLDSPLHALFMLWKSAVKSSELERPKDCAARGHKAVDKKIKIKRSKHGK, from the coding sequence ATGGGCGTGCGAGGTTTGTTAACACTGGTACACGACAACAAGGAAGTCCTTCTTCGTGATTTTGAACTTCATGACACTCGACTCATCATTGATGGCTCGAATCTGTTCCACTTCTTATACGACTTTTATCATGTGCCAGGCGAGTATGGTGGGAACTATGACAACTATGCGAACAAGTGTAAAACCTTCTTCACCACACTCCGGGCGTGTAAGGTGGAGCCGTACGTTGTCCTGGACGGTGGGTATGATCCAGATAACCGAAAATGGAACACTGTGGTTCAACGTAAGGCGTCTAGAAGAGAGCGCGCTGGTCTGATATGTGAGGAAGGCCCTGAAGCAACAGAGGAACATGTTCTTCCGGTTCTATGTCAAGTAACTTTCCTCCATGTCCTGCGTGAGCTTCAGATACCACACGTCACGTGTCCATATGAGGCAGACAGAGAAATAGCAGTGTTGGCCAATAAGTGGAATTGCCCAGTTCTAAGTAATGATAGcgatttctttattttcaaattgaaagaTGGAGTTATACCTCTCCAACATGGTAGGACATGTTTTATCGACATGAAATTGCGGCTACATTCCAAGACGGAGCAATCTAGCTTGCTTGAACCAGAGGCTTTACCAACCAACCAGGAATATACATACATCGCTGTTAAGCATTACCACTACAGTCGTTTAATTGAGAGAGTCTGTGGGCCTTGGGAGTTCCTACCAATTTTCGCTACATTTAGTGGTAATGATTATGTAGATAAAACCCATTTGAAGTCTTTCTACAGAGCGATATGCAAGCAGTATAAAGATGAACCTCTAAACCTGAGGGCCAAGGTTCGAATGACGTCAATAGTCCATTGGTCAATGGGCGTACAATTGGATGAAAACGCTATTAAATACGTATTGCAACATTTAGTAGACCTTTCCTCCGGGCAGAAATCGGAACTGCGAGCCGCCATTCGCTACTCCATAGATAGTTACACAAACATCGCAGATTTCGCTACCATGGATGTCGAAAAGTTCTTCAATGCGGACACAAGTTGCATATCGGAACTTGATCTTGGAACGATAAGTGACTATGTCACTAAAAATCCATTGCCAGTGCCTTATCCGGAGATGTTAAGAACCTGCAAAATGGCGGGATCATTCATGCAGAATGTGGCCGTGAACCACAGAGTGATTTTCGATTGCCAGATTGAACACTTGGCTGAACCTTCAACGTATGTTTGCTCCAGATACATTAGAAGTGTCCTCTATGGCTTGACCACGTCATTCATCAGGCCAAAATCTAAAAACTCTAAAGTCAAGACAGACGATCTAGTCGACTTAAAAGGCACAAGGAAAAGTTGCATAGAAGAAAGCGACAGACAGAAAGCCGATAGGATGAAGGTCTATATTAAGCCTACGACGGAGGTTTTTTACGGATCTCAATCTTTGAAAGTTCCATCGTTGCAAAATGTCCCAGAAAAACCCGTAGAGGAGAGGCTAAACATCATGTTTGGCACTTTAGGACTGAATTCTGAATTAACCGAATTCATCTCTAGCGACCCATGTACTACGTTCCTTATAGGTGTCCTGCGCTTTTGGTGGACAAATGCAGAACCAAAGGTTACAGAGAACCATTTGATTGCCGCTATTATTGGCTTGATTTTATTGCACGCTGAGGTTTTTGTTGAGGTTATGAAAAGGAATCCCGATGCAAGTGAAACAGTCAATCTACCATGCTTGGTTCCAAGTATCGTAAACGCAATTAAAACGCAAGGTAACGATCGGGTGATTGAGTTTGCTAGTAAAATGTCTCTTCACCGAAACACACCAACTGATCAAGCATCATGGGGAAGCAAAGAAACCAAGATAATTCACGGCTTCTCACAGTTACAGACCTGCTACAAGAGCGCATTACACCTAAATCAGGCCCTGATGTCACCAGTGGACCTCCCCAGCCCTGGCGTTCTCTTCAATTGTACGTTCATGTACAACGTTTGCAGGAGCCTTGACACATCTAAAGACACTGATTGTTTAGACAACCTTTGCAAGAGTCTTGATGCATCTAAAATCACTGATTGTTCAGACAACCTTTGCAAGAGTCTTGAGACATCTACAACCACTGATTGTTCAAACAACGTTTGCAGGAGCCTTGAGACATCTGAAATCACTGATTGTTCAGAAATGTTCGATTTGGATTCCCCGCTGCATGCTTTGTTTATGTTGTGGAAATCTGCTGTCAAATCATCAGAGCTCGAAAGGCCTAAAGACTGTGCTGCCCGGGGTCATAAggcagttgacaagaaaataaaaatcaagcgATCCAAACACGGGAAATAA